From the Planktothricoides raciborskii GIHE-MW2 genome, the window CATTTTCAGGAGAAAGTCCGATTATGACGGCAAATAATGATGCTTCTTGGGAATTGGGACACGATCTGTATGTGCCAATTTTATATAAAGGTTCATTGGCGGGATTTTGTAGTCCTGAATATTCTGAAGAGATCGTAGAAATTTTGAATCAAGAGGAAAGACTTCGCAAAGCTTTACGCATCGCTTGTTTGGATTTGCTGCGTCAGGCTGGTGCGGATGCCGGTAAAGTCGATGCTTTGATGAAAAAATATCTGAGTCTGGCTGAACGGCCTAAGTTTGGCCCAAGAGCGATCGCCTTTCTCTTGCGGGAAAGACAACAAGATTTACAGGTCAGTACCCCAGAATTTGTCAAATTTTGCGATACTTTCAAACTCTCACCCAAAGAACTCCAAAGTATTTTTGCGGGGAAATCCATTGAGCCGAGTTTAATTTCTCCCATCGCCAGAATTTTAGGCAAAACTAATGCAGAAGTCGAAGAAGTTCTTTATGGAAAACCAGAACAAGAGTAATAGATATTTTTATAATGTTTTTGAGCAATTATTAATCGATGATTAAGGTTTGGATGTTCGATGATCCAGCGGATTTTGTTAGGGAAAGATTTACCACATAAACCTAGCCCAAGCTGGGTTTTTTTGTGGTTTTTATTGTTATTGAAGGATAAAAAAACATCCTTTTTCATTCTGTTTCATTCAAATCATCATAGTGAAATAATCAGGATTATGAATTTTTATTGATTAATAAATCCCCAGCAAATATCAAACAATATCTGTCTATAAAAAATCAAAAATATCAATTGAATTTGAGGGGATTATTGTTGGGATGAATCCGGCGATAATCCTCAAAATTCATCCCAAGAAACGAAGATTGATAATCAATCTTTTTTCTTTATTTGTTGTCTAGTGTGGTTTTAGGTTGATAGTAAACTTGTCCGCCCTCATTGGGTACAAAATGACAAGTGTTGTAAGAACGCCAAAAAGCCTCAAAGATTGAGCGTTCGGATTTACGATAGTAATCTCCTAAAATTGGTTTAATAGCCTCAGTCGCGGTTTTGAGATGGTAGTGAGGCATATTTAAGAAAATATGATGGGCAACATGGGTGCCAATATTGTGGTGGATATTGTTGATAAACCCATAATCATGGTCAATGGTGGAAAGCGCACCTTTGAGAAAATACCAATCATCACCGCGATACCAGGGGATGTCAGGATCGGTATGGTGGAGAAAGGTGACTAAATCTAGCCAAATCACGAAGACAATGTAAGGGCCGAGATAGTATTTCACCAGCCACATAAAGCCCCATTGATAGGTGAGGAAACCCAATAAGGCTACCATCAGACTCCAGCAGATCGTGCTGGTAATTACGTCCCATTTTTCCGAGGGTTTAAATAGGGGACTACCGGGCATAAAATGAGATCCACCTGGTCGTTCGGGAGAACGCTTAAATAGGTAAAGGGGATAGACCAGTAGTAATGCCCACTCAAAGCGCAAGAACTTTTCATACCAGAGCATTTGCTCATAAGTGGACTGTTTGACCGGATACCAGCTTTCATCGGTGTCCAGGTTGCCGGTGTTTTGGTGATGAGTCCGGTGACTGATTCGCCAGCCATGAAAGGGGACGAGGATGGGGGTATGGGAAAGATGACCGAAGAGGTCATTGACCCATTTATGGCGAGAGAAGGAACGATGTCCGCAGTCGTGTCCAACCACAAATAAGGCCCAGAACATGGTGCCTTGCATCAGCCAGAAGATTGGCCAGAAGAACCAGGAGTCTAGGGTGTGCGCGATCGCATATAGTCCCGCAATGATGCCCACATCCAGAAAAAAGTATGAGAGCGATCGCCATGTCGAAGGTTGAAAGCATTCGGCGGGAATCGCTGCCTTTAACTGCTGTAAAGTAAATGGCGGATTGGAAGTTTTTTTTGAGACTTCCTCTGTCCGAGGCTGGTTGAACTCGAGAGTGTTTACTTGCACTTGAATTTGGTTGTAAGTAGAAATGAAATGACAGAATTGATTTTACCTTTACATAGCTTTACAGATAGTGGGTGATAAAGTCAAAATTTTTGTTTTTTTTTACAATTTTATTTGTTGTTTGTTGTTTTTTGTTTTTTGTTTGTTATTTGTTATTTGTTGTTTGTTACAAAACGGCAATAGGGTGTAGGGCAACAGGCAGAGGTGCAGAGGGGCTTTTGGGGTGTGGGGTGTGGGGCCGCCATCGGTGTAGGGTGTAGGGTGTGGGGTGTGGGGAGTGTGGGAAGTGTGG encodes:
- a CDS encoding DUF3474 domain-containing protein, with translation MQVNTLEFNQPRTEEVSKKTSNPPFTLQQLKAAIPAECFQPSTWRSLSYFFLDVGIIAGLYAIAHTLDSWFFWPIFWLMQGTMFWALFVVGHDCGHRSFSRHKWVNDLFGHLSHTPILVPFHGWRISHRTHHQNTGNLDTDESWYPVKQSTYEQMLWYEKFLRFEWALLLVYPLYLFKRSPERPGGSHFMPGSPLFKPSEKWDVITSTICWSLMVALLGFLTYQWGFMWLVKYYLGPYIVFVIWLDLVTFLHHTDPDIPWYRGDDWYFLKGALSTIDHDYGFINNIHHNIGTHVAHHIFLNMPHYHLKTATEAIKPILGDYYRKSERSIFEAFWRSYNTCHFVPNEGGQVYYQPKTTLDNK